A stretch of the Vitis riparia cultivar Riparia Gloire de Montpellier isolate 1030 chromosome 13, EGFV_Vit.rip_1.0, whole genome shotgun sequence genome encodes the following:
- the LOC117927484 gene encoding serine carboxypeptidase-like: MLPLQYYDIRKKCEGSLCYDFSNMERFLNQRSVRDALGVGDIDFVSCSPTVYQAMLMDWMRNLEVGIPALLEDEVKLLVYAGEYDLICNWLGNSRWVHAMKWSGQKDFQASPEIPFEVRDSHAGLVKSYGPLTFLKVHDAGHMVPMDQPEASLEMLKRWMEGKLVEGQDESEEPEKLVAQM; this comes from the exons ATGTTACCTCTGCAGTACTATGACATCAGAAAGAAGTGTGAGGGGAGTCTTTGCTATGACTTCTCAAACATGGAGAGATTCCTGAACCAGAGATCTGTTAGGGATGCTCTTGGAGTTGGGGACATAGATTTTGTTTCTTGTAGCCCCACTGTGTATCAGGCTATGCTGATGGACTGGATGAGGAATCTTGAAGTCGGTATTCCTGCATTACTTGAGGATGAAGTCAAATTGCTTGTATATGCTGGAGAATATGATCTCATTTGCAATTGGCTTG GTAATTCAAGATGGGTTCATGCCATGAAATGGAGTGGCCAGAAAGATTTCCAAGCATCCCCTGAAATTCCTTTTGAAGTAAGAGATTCACACGCTGGACTGGTGAAAAGCTATGGCCCTCTTACCTTCCTcaag GTCCATGATGCTGGTCACATGGTTCCCATGGATCAGCCCGAAGCTTCATTAGAGATGCTGAAGAGGTGGATGGAAGGCAAACTCGTTGAAGGCCAAGATGAATCAGAAGAGCCAGAAAAATTAGTTGCTCAAATGTGA